Sequence from the Deltaproteobacteria bacterium genome:
GACCCCTTTCGAAGAGGAGGAGGCTTCCACGGGAATCCCCGGGTTCTAAAGGATCGGAGCAAGAGAGCCGATATAGGCTATAGGTGGCGATCTCGGTTCTTCGACAGGTGCAATCATGCAGCGAATCCCCTTGGAACGGGCCAGCGAAGAGATGAAACTGGCAAAACCAGTGGTCAATGACAGCGGCGTTACCCTTGTCAGGGAAGGAACGGTCCTCACCCAGTCTCTCATCCAGCGGCTGAGCAACTTGGGGATTCGCCAGATCATCGTCCATGGCCATCCCTTGAAACGAGAGGGCGGGGAAGACAAGCCCCTCGCTACCCTGGAGAGGGAGCTGGAAGAGCGCTTCCGGCCCACCCAATCAAACCCGCTGATGCGCCAGATAAAAGAGATCTTCCTCAGGGACCTCCGCTTCTGGGCCGAAGGAGAAGACGAGTAGTTTGAGGAAGTCCCCGAAAGAAAAGAGCGCGGCAGTGCAGCGAAGAGTCCGGAGCATCAGGAGCCTCCCAACTCTCCCGCCTGTTGTCAGAAAAATAAGCGAAATGGTGAGGAGCGAGAGGATTTCCGCTGAGAAGATCGGCAAGACCATCGGCCAGGACTATGCCCTCAGCGCCAAGGTGCTACGCCTGGTGAACTCGGCCTTCTATGGGCTCGGCGAAAGGGTTTCGTCTGTCACCAGTGCAGTGGTCCTTCTCGGATTCAACGTGGTACAGGGGGTAGTCCTAAGTGCCTCTGTCTTCGAATTGATGGACAGGGCGATCGTCGGCTTGTGGGAGCACTCTCTGGGGACGGCCATCGCGTCGGGGGTGCTGGCGAGGGCACTCTACTTTCAAGAGCCCGAAGAGGTGTCGGTTGCCGGACTTCTTCACGATATAGGAAAGGTGGTTGTCCCCGCAAAGATGCCGGAAACATATGAGGAGATACGCAGGCGGATCGAGCACACGACCCTTTCCATAGCAGAGGTGGAAAGGGAGGTCTTGGGTTTCGACCACAGCCGCATTGGAATGTGGCTGGCAGACGAATGGAACTTCCCACCGAACCTAACAGAACCCATCGTCTACCATCATACACCCTCCCTGGCAAAGGAGGCCAGGATTCAAACGGCCATCGTCCACCTGGCCGATATCCTGATCCGGGCCAAGGGTTTCGGCTTCGGCGGAGACCCGTGGGTTCCGGAGGTGAACAGGGAGGCCTGGAATCTCCTCGGTCTCTCAGTGGGGGATCTGGAACACCTTGTCTCGAGAATCAGTGAGGAGATATTCAACGTGGAGGGTGTCGACTGGCATGACAACCCGGAGGCTTCAAACCCGGCAAGGAGCTCTCAAGATCCCATTTGACGTGAAGCCCGGGATTCATCGAACAAGACATATGTCTTGCCCGGCCCAATCACTCTCTCGCGGGCTGAGCTTTCCCCTCTCAGTTACCCCCGTGGCGATTTTCTATCTCTCCTGAAGCAGAATTTTTGACCCGACCTTCATTTTTTTGTTGAATTAAAGGCAATCTGCTGTTATAAGAGGATTAGAAAAGGATCTATCCCATCAAGCGAAGGAGGGGCAAGTATGACAAAGGAGCAACTCATCGCAGTAGTCGCCAAGGAGGCCAAGATCACGAAGGTTGCAGCGGCCAAGGCCATCGACTCCATAACCGACAATATAACCAAGGAGTTGAAAAAGGGCGGCAGGATCTCTCTCACGGGTTTCGGTACGTTTAGCGTCGCCAAACGCAAGGCCAGGACGGGGAGAAACCCGAGGACCGGCCAGACCATCAGGATTCCCGCGACCAAGACGGCGAAATTCAAGGCCGGTACTGCTCTGAAACAGGCGGTCAAATAGGACCTCATTCTTGCCGTTCCTCTTGGAGGGCCGGCTTGTTGCCGGCCCCGAGGTTCTGGGTCTAGGTTCAAATTCGAGAGAGGTTTCGGCCCCGATGTGTCTGGAAGGCGGGGAGTGCCTCTGTATCCGCTGAGAAAGCCTAGGGGTCCCCCCCCGAAAGGGCGGGCATGCTTATCTTAGAGGGATAGTCTTCTCACGCCATCCGAGTTGCTCTGGTCAGCAGATCGAGTTCTGACTAAGAGGCCTGTCGGCCTCTCGTGAAGGTCCGCGTGTAGCTCGAGTCAGTCCGGCTGAGGGGTGGTCCAATGGATTCGACCAGACCGGAGGCCTTCCAGGAGTATCGATCCTTCATTCCGGACTTCGACCGATTCTGTGAGACCCTGCGACTGCCATTGCCTCAGTCTCTCAGGACCAATACCCTCCGGATCAAGCCTTCTATTCTGACCGAACTCCTGCGAAGTCAGGGTTATCGGGTAAGATCCTCTCCCCTTGCCGAATACCTGCTCCAGGTCGAGGGGCTGACACGCCCCGGGGAGACTATCGAGGCTGCGCTCGGTTACTTCTTCCCCCAGGCACTTACCTCGGCCATGGCCGTGATGGCCCTCGACCCAAAGCCGGGTGAACTCGTCTGTGATCTATGTGCGGCCCCGGGCTCAAAGACCACTCACATGGCCCAGGTGATGAGAAACCAGGGTCTGATCGTGGCCAATGACAACAAAGCCGGAAGGCTCCGGGTGCTCGAGCACAATATCAGAAGAATGGGAGCGACCAATGTGGTGACAACCCTCTACCCCGGGCAGAGCTTTCCGAAACGGTGGAGATTCGACCGGGTGCTGGTCGACGCCCCGTGCAGCGGCGAGGGCACCCTTCGGTTGGTGGTATCCCCCGACCGGCCCGCTAGAACAAGGCTAGGGAAATTCCTCCCAAGAATCCAGCGTGATCTGATCATTCGGGCCTTCGACCTCCTGGCCGAGGACGGGACGCTTCTCTATTCGACCTGTACCTATAACCCTGAAGAGAACGAGGCGGTCGTTCAGCATTTACTCCACCAACGACCCGCCAAGATCGAACCCATCGCCCTCTCCGCTCGGCGAGCTCCGGGGTTGCTCCAGTGGGAAGGGAGAAGTTTTGACGGAGAAATGGAACGGTGCTGGCGTATCTACCCCCACCTGCTCGACTCTGTGGGATTCTTCTTGGCCAAGATTCGTCGGCGAGCCTCGCCGGAGTGAGGTGCTAAACTACTTCCAGGAACGTTTCGGTATAGTCCTGGGCGCTTTCGAGGGCTTTATGCTTCTCGAGCGTCCCCAGGCTTACTGGCTCCTCACCCTTTCTCCCCATGCCTTCAACCTCGGTAAACTCAGGATCCACACTGCCGGTATTCCCGTGCTCCGCAGGATAAAGAACTTCCTCAAGCCCACCACAACCGCTCTCCAGACATTCGGGAAAAACGCGACCAGGAATGTGGTCCAATGTGACAAACACCAATTGGCTCGACTGCTCAAAGGTCACGGAGTATACACGAACCTCTCCATCGAGCCAGGCTACGTGGTTCTGTGCCATGGGGACCATATCCTCGGCTGCGGCCTTTACACCGGGAGGGTTCTCCTCAGCCAGATACCCCGGAGTTTCCTCCCCCGTAGGTAGGATCTGGGACCGGATAGAATCCCGGGTTTTTGTGGAGTTCTATGTTGAGTACTGGTGGATACCACCGCTAATTGTCCGACCACACAGCCACTTTAGTTTTTCCACATTTGTACTACATATTGTGTCTATCTCGAAATCTAGCACATTATATTGTATTTTTCCCTTGACAATTCCACGAGACCCGAATAGAATTGATATTAAACAAGGCAGATTGAGGGAAGAGGTGAAAGAAGAAGGAATTCTCGTTATCGAGGATGAGAATCGTCTCTCCAGGCTCCTGGCGGATCTGCTTGAGTTTGAAGGATACCGGAACATCCAGATAGCAAACAACGGCTACGAAGGTGTGGAAAAGTACAAACAGACGAGGCCTCAGGTCGTCTTCATGGACCTCGAAATGCCTGTGATGAACGGGTATGACTCGAGCAAGGCGATCAAGAAATACGATCCAGGTGCCAACATCATCCTCATCACTGCAAATCCGGGAAGTCCCTTTGCCCGGAAGATCCTCGATGAGGGTTACGTTTCTCAGGTCATTCCCAAGCCCTTCCGGTGTGATGATCTCTTCGCGGTGATCAGGAAGTCGATTCCACCCCCTTCCACCAACACCTGAGGTGCTCCTTTGCCCGGCGGGTGTTACGGCAAAACCGCGGCTGGCAAAGCCGGAACGGCTCAAGCGGCAATGTCTTCGTACATCTCTTCCAGGCGGTGAAAAAGAACCTCCACTTTCTCCCACTCGGCCGAATCCGGCAGACACTGGATTGCCTCACCCAGATCGGAAATGCCATGGAATCCGTAGGAACCCCCGCTCCCCTTGAGTCTGTGCCCCAATTCCCTTATCCCCTCCAGGTCTCTACGGGCGACCAGGGATCGGAGTGTGTCGACTTCTCCCCTGAGATACTCCAGGTAGAGAGACCGTAACTCGAGGACTTCTTCTGCCACGGAGTTTTGACTGAAGAAACCCTTTGGACTTGCAAGATCCTTGTCCATCTCCATCCTCCTTCTCAGCCGATGAGGTCGTTGACCTTGGTGATGAATCGATCAGGATCGATCACGGGTTTGGACACGTATCCATCAGCCCCGGATTCCTGGAGAAACTCCTCCTGTTCCCCCTTCATGGCATGGGCTGTCGCAAGGAGAATCGGAACATCCCTGGACGATTGGTTCTGTTTGATAAGCCGGGAAAGAGTGATCCCGTCAACCCGTTCTCCTTTGTAAAAGCTGTTGCAGAGGGAGACGTCCATGACGATCATATCAATTTCACCGTTCCTAATGAGAGAGAGAATCTGATCCACGTCTTCTGTAACGATTACGTCGAATTTCCCCCTCCTCTTCAGGGTGAGCTCAAAGAACTTCGCATTCATCGGATCGTCTTCAACCACCATGATCTTCTTTGCCATGCCACACTCCTTGCATCAGTCCCCAGGTGGAGAACCCTCTGAGCCCGCTGTTCCCTGATGATCACGCAGTTCAGAGGCGGCCTGGTCCTTGTATACGGGAAGTGTAAAAAAGACTTGGCTTCCCTTCCCTTCCCCTCCGCTCTCAAGGCGGATCTTTCCTCCCATCATCTCGACGAGGTTCTTGCTGATCACCAGGCCGAGGCCGGTCCCCATCCGTCTTCTCCTATGGTTTTTGTCTGCCTGGACAAACCTTTCAAAAATGTGCTCCTGATGTTCCACTGGGACCCCGATGCCCGTGTCTTTCACCTCGATCTCGACAAAATCCTCCCCCTGCCGGCGGACCATGACCTCGATGCCGCCGTGTTCCGTGAATTTGATGGCATTGCCTAGGAGATTATTCAACACCTGCCACACTTTCCCCCTGTCGGCATATACGGGAGGCACATCCTCGGATCTGAATCTGAAGTAGAGGTTCTTCTGCCGGGCTTCAATGGAGAGGAGGCTTGTCACCTCTTCTAGAATCTCTTTGAGGCTGAGTTTCTCAAAGAAGCTGTCCACCTTGCCCGCTTCAATCTTTGCAAGGTCGAGCATGCCGTTGATCAGAAACAGAAGGTTCTTCGAACTGTTGAGAGCATCCCGGAGAAGTCCCTTCTCCTCTTCTCTGCTTTCACACAGATCGTCCAGAACAAGCCCGAGGAAACCGATGATAGCGTTGAGGGGCGTCCGCAGCTCATGGGAGACAGTGGCGAGAAAGGCGCTCTTCATCTTGTCCGCCTTTTCCAACTCCCAGTTCGCCTTGAGAATCTTCTGGTTCTGTTTCTCGATGACATCCTTGGCCGTCTCAATCTCAACAAGGGCCACGAGCAGTTCGTGGGCTTGTTCCTCGAGCCGGTCCTTTGTCCTCTGCAGATCGTCGAGGTACCGCTGAAGCTCGAGATTCTTCTCGTTCAACTCCTCGCGAAGCCTTCTCTCCCTGACCACACGGTTGATCTTTGCCTCGACTTCTTCCAGATTGATCGGTTTGGGGATTATGTCACTCGCTCCTGCAATAACCACGTCGCTGAAGCTGTATTCCGAGCTGAATCCCGTCATCATGATGACATCGAGCCCGGGGGAACCCGCCTTGGCGGCCCTGAGGAGATCCATCCCGTTCATCCCCGGCATCTTTATATCCGTGATCATGAGATCAAAGGCATGTTTTCGCAGTAAGTGAAGAGCCTGCTGACCACTGCTGGCCGTACTACAGGCAAACCCGAAGAGCTCCACCGTCTCCTTGAGGAGCTGGCGGATCCCGTTATCGTCATCGACGATCAGAGCTCTACTCTCGGCGCCTCGCCTCTTCCTTGAGGAACGGCTCTCCGTCCCGGGCTTCCCCGAAGCCGTGCTGATCGAGGAAAACGCCTCCTTCGATCTCTCCACGATATACCAATCGGATCTTTGCAACTAAACTTTAGGCGGCTCCGTTTCGGGTGAGCCATGCTGCCCTGTCGAGGCCCCGGGATCGCCCGGGACATAACCGATCTCCCGCGGCATCAAAACAAAATCCATTCTTGGATTTTCCTGTTCCGGTTCTGATATACTCTGGATCAGTCACCCATCAAAACCGTCTATCCGCTCCCATGGTGCCATCTTGGATTCAGATGCGACCGAAACGATAAGAGCCCGATACGACCGGATCTCCCGTTTCTATGACCTCATGGAGGCCGTGGTGGAAAGAGCGGCTCTCTGGAGGTGGAGGAGGCGCGCTTTTGATGCAATAGATGGAAACAGGGTTCTCGAGGTCGGAGTGGGAACAGGAAAGAACCTGGGCTTCTATCCTACGGGCAAGTCGATCACCGCTGTCGACTTCAGCCCGGGTATGCTGAAAAGGGCCCGCCGGAAAGCGGACAAGATACTTTGCAAGGTAGACCTCAGGGACATGGATGTGGAGAATCTCTCCTTCGGGGACCGATTCTTCGACACGGTTGTCGCGACTTTTGTCTTCTGTTCTGTGGCCCATCCTGTGAGAGGGCTCAGCGAAGTGGGCAGAGTATGCAAGCAGCGGGGCAGGATCATCCTCTTGGAACATGTAAGGCCCGGGAACAAGATTTTGGCACGATTCTTCGATATGCTCAATCCTGTGACGCTGCGGCTGGTCGGGGTGAACATCAACAGAAACACAACTGCCAATGTAGAGAGGGCGGGACTCGAGATCCTTAGAGAGGAAAACCTCTTCTCAGACATCGTGAAGTTGATCGTTGCCAGACCGCGATCGGGGTAAGTCCGTGTTGGCTCCGTCTTTCCGTGGGCCAACGAGACGGCCTTTCCCATGGCTTCAAAGAATTCGGGGATGAGATCGCCGTAGTTGACCCTGAAGGGGCCGGCCAGGGGGGAGGCCAAAAAAGGAGGCCGGGGGTATTGAACAAGGGTGCCGAAAAAGGGTTAAATTACCCGTGAGTCGGTTGTAGAATACAGGCAAAGATGGAGGCTTGGACAGGAGATGAAAAACCATAGGAAATGGGCTGCTGGCGCTTTTCTTCTCGCTTGCTTTGCTCTATTGTTCTTCTTCCTCTCGGATCAGGGCCGGGGGGATAGTGCTTCCATGGAGCAGCTCGGCATCATAGCCTTTGACGAAAAGATCCGGGCTCCTGATTTTACCCTTCAGGATCTGGACGGCACTGCCGTCAGCCTCAGGGATTTCAGGGGGAAACTCGTTCTTTTGAACTTTTGGGCCAGTTGGTGCCCGCCGTGCCGGGCGGAGATCCCATCGATGAAGAAGCTCCAGGACCGGCTCAAAGAGGAGGACTTTGTCCTGCTGGCCGTCGATCTCAGGGAGAGCAGCGAGCGCGTAAGATCGTTCAGGGACAAGGAAGGCTTGAACTTCCTGGTGCTCCTCGATACTGATGGAGCCGTGGGGATCGCTTACGCCGTCAGGTCTATCCCCACCACCTATCTCATAGACAGTAAGGGCTATATCATCGGAGCGGCCTTGGGGCCGCGTGACTGGGGGGGAACGGAGGTCCTCGGGCTTATCAACGGACTCTTGAAGTCCCCTTCCTGAAACCTCTCCGTTCGGTGCCACCTGTACGTCTGGCAGGAAAACGCAGGGCTGTCAGCGCTCATGGTGAACACATCAGGCCGTGAAACTCCGGGTGCGGACACGTACACAGCCTTGTGCAGACAAGAGCCTGCTCCTTTGTAAGGTCCAACCGATCCGAGAGCCGGCCAGACCGTCAAAAAAACGTGCCGGGAGGCGGAATCGAACCACCGACACGGGGATTTTCAGTCCCCTGCTCTACCGACTGAGCTATCCCGGCACTTCTACCGGTTGAATATATAATGAACCATGGTCTCTGTCAATGAAAAAAAGACCGAGGAGTTTGCCCATTTGTCGGAGGACATGTCCTAGAGTGTCTTGATTTCTAACCATATTTCTTGATTCTCAAGTGGAAATCTCTTGTTCCCTCGCTCCTGAGCTGACGCGGTGACCGTCTCGAGTTTGGCGGGTGGGCAGTTCCTGCCCCTTCCCCAGGAACACGAATCACGAACACGACCTTTCCCCTTCCCGCTCAACCTCGACTGGTAACCACCGCTTCCGCAACGTCGGTCTGGAACAAGGGTCTGCCAAAAGGGAGGGAACTCCCGGGGATTTGACCGGATTGACAGACCAGACCTCTCATGATATGGATATGTCACTCCCATGTTGAAGTTTATCGCAAGACGCTTCTTTCTCCTCCTGCTCACAATGATCCTCGTCTCGGTGGCAGTCTTCCTGATCACCGAAGCCTCTCCCGGTAATGTGGCGCGGAACGTCTTGGGAGCTTTCATCACCCCCGAGCAGGAAGCCTCCTTTCTGGCTCAGACCGGCCTCGACAAACCTGCCTGGGTACGGTACTGGCACTGGCTCGTCGGCAGTGAATGGGCCGCAGAACGGCGCATCGGGATGCCTTTGAGAAGGATCACGTCGGATAAGGGGTTCGACGAGTGGTGGGCTGTGGGGGAAGACGGTACTCTGCTCCGTTGGAGACTCGAGGGCGACAACTTGATTGCTATCAGAAGGGCCTCGGACGGCACCCTTTCCGAGTCGGTCGACAATGACCGATGGAAGACGGACGAAAAGGGGGTGGGCTCTTTTTGGGGGGTCGACACGCACAACACAGCCGTCCGTTGGATCCGGGGAACCGGGAAAAAACGCTGGACCTTTGTCATGGGCACCGGATGGATGGAGAGTACCGGCGCCCCGGCCGAGTACATTCCTCTTAAGAAGGGCCTGATCCGTGGAGACCCGGGTATCTCTCTGAGAACCGGGAGGCCTGTGTCCAAGAGCATCTTTCTCCGGCTGCGAAATTCCCTGGTTCTTGCCGGCATCGCCTTTGTCATAGTCATGCCTCTCGCCTTGAGCCTCGGACTGGCGGCTGGGCTGAAAGAGGGCAGTGTGAGGGACCGGGTCCTCTCTATCGGCGGAATGATGTTCTCCGTGACACCGGAGTTCGCCACTGGAATCTTTCTCATTCTCATCATGGCCGTTTCCCTGAAACTCGTCCCCGGCGCAACGGTCTTCGGAGAAAAATCCCCATGGGAAAGACCCGACATGCTGATTCTTCCGGTAACCACTCTTACGCTCATCGAGCTCGGCTACGTGCTCCGCATCACCCGGGCCAGCATGGTCGAGGCGATGAAGGCTCCGTATATCCGGACCGCCTTCTTGAAAGGGCTTCCTTACTGGAGGGTTGTTCTGAGGCACGCTGTGCCCAATGCCCTGTTGGCTCCGATTACGGTCATAATGCTGCACGTCAACTGGCTTCTCGGAGGGATCGTCATTGTTGAGGTGGTCTTCGGCTATCCCGGACTGGGCAAGTACCTCCTTGATTCCGCCCTTTACAAGGACATCAACGCCCTGGAGGCCGGTGCCATGATCCTGGTGACCGTAGCGGTGGCTACG
This genomic interval carries:
- a CDS encoding HU family DNA-binding protein, with translation MTKEQLIAVVAKEAKITKVAAAKAIDSITDNITKELKKGGRISLTGFGTFSVAKRKARTGRNPRTGQTIRIPATKTAKFKAGTALKQAVK
- a CDS encoding methyltransferase domain-containing protein, with product MDSDATETIRARYDRISRFYDLMEAVVERAALWRWRRRAFDAIDGNRVLEVGVGTGKNLGFYPTGKSITAVDFSPGMLKRARRKADKILCKVDLRDMDVENLSFGDRFFDTVVATFVFCSVAHPVRGLSEVGRVCKQRGRIILLEHVRPGNKILARFFDMLNPVTLRLVGVNINRNTTANVERAGLEILREENLFSDIVKLIVARPRSG
- a CDS encoding ABC transporter permease, whose amino-acid sequence is MLKFIARRFFLLLLTMILVSVAVFLITEASPGNVARNVLGAFITPEQEASFLAQTGLDKPAWVRYWHWLVGSEWAAERRIGMPLRRITSDKGFDEWWAVGEDGTLLRWRLEGDNLIAIRRASDGTLSESVDNDRWKTDEKGVGSFWGVDTHNTAVRWIRGTGKKRWTFVMGTGWMESTGAPAEYIPLKKGLIRGDPGISLRTGRPVSKSIFLRLRNSLVLAGIAFVIVMPLALSLGLAAGLKEGSVRDRVLSIGGMMFSVTPEFATGIFLILIMAVSLKLVPGATVFGEKSPWERPDMLILPVTTLTLIELGYVLRITRASMVEAMKAPYIRTAFLKGLPYWRVVLRHAVPNALLAPITVIMLHVNWLLGGIVIVEVVFGYPGLGKYLLDSALYKDINALEAGAMILVTVAVATQLIADIIYTFLNPRIRYE
- a CDS encoding HDOD domain-containing protein, whose protein sequence is MVRSERISAEKIGKTIGQDYALSAKVLRLVNSAFYGLGERVSSVTSAVVLLGFNVVQGVVLSASVFELMDRAIVGLWEHSLGTAIASGVLARALYFQEPEEVSVAGLLHDIGKVVVPAKMPETYEEIRRRIEHTTLSIAEVEREVLGFDHSRIGMWLADEWNFPPNLTEPIVYHHTPSLAKEARIQTAIVHLADILIRAKGFGFGGDPWVPEVNREAWNLLGLSVGDLEHLVSRISEEIFNVEGVDWHDNPEASNPARSSQDPI
- a CDS encoding TlpA family protein disulfide reductase; this translates as MKNHRKWAAGAFLLACFALLFFFLSDQGRGDSASMEQLGIIAFDEKIRAPDFTLQDLDGTAVSLRDFRGKLVLLNFWASWCPPCRAEIPSMKKLQDRLKEEDFVLLAVDLRESSERVRSFRDKEGLNFLVLLDTDGAVGIAYAVRSIPTTYLIDSKGYIIGAALGPRDWGGTEVLGLINGLLKSPS
- a CDS encoding Hpt domain-containing protein, giving the protein MDKDLASPKGFFSQNSVAEEVLELRSLYLEYLRGEVDTLRSLVARRDLEGIRELGHRLKGSGGSYGFHGISDLGEAIQCLPDSAEWEKVEVLFHRLEEMYEDIAA
- a CDS encoding response regulator; translated protein: MQRSDWYIVERSKEAFSSISTASGKPGTESRSSRKRRGAESRALIVDDDNGIRQLLKETVELFGFACSTASSGQQALHLLRKHAFDLMITDIKMPGMNGMDLLRAAKAGSPGLDVIMMTGFSSEYSFSDVVIAGASDIIPKPINLEEVEAKINRVVRERRLREELNEKNLELQRYLDDLQRTKDRLEEQAHELLVALVEIETAKDVIEKQNQKILKANWELEKADKMKSAFLATVSHELRTPLNAIIGFLGLVLDDLCESREEEKGLLRDALNSSKNLLFLINGMLDLAKIEAGKVDSFFEKLSLKEILEEVTSLLSIEARQKNLYFRFRSEDVPPVYADRGKVWQVLNNLLGNAIKFTEHGGIEVMVRRQGEDFVEIEVKDTGIGVPVEHQEHIFERFVQADKNHRRRRMGTGLGLVISKNLVEMMGGKIRLESGGEGKGSQVFFTLPVYKDQAASELRDHQGTAGSEGSPPGD
- a CDS encoding RsmB/NOP family class I SAM-dependent RNA methyltransferase, giving the protein MDSTRPEAFQEYRSFIPDFDRFCETLRLPLPQSLRTNTLRIKPSILTELLRSQGYRVRSSPLAEYLLQVEGLTRPGETIEAALGYFFPQALTSAMAVMALDPKPGELVCDLCAAPGSKTTHMAQVMRNQGLIVANDNKAGRLRVLEHNIRRMGATNVVTTLYPGQSFPKRWRFDRVLVDAPCSGEGTLRLVVSPDRPARTRLGKFLPRIQRDLIIRAFDLLAEDGTLLYSTCTYNPEENEAVVQHLLHQRPAKIEPIALSARRAPGLLQWEGRSFDGEMERCWRIYPHLLDSVGFFLAKIRRRASPE
- a CDS encoding response regulator, which encodes MKEEGILVIEDENRLSRLLADLLEFEGYRNIQIANNGYEGVEKYKQTRPQVVFMDLEMPVMNGYDSSKAIKKYDPGANIILITANPGSPFARKILDEGYVSQVIPKPFRCDDLFAVIRKSIPPPSTNT
- a CDS encoding response regulator; the protein is MAKKIMVVEDDPMNAKFFELTLKRRGKFDVIVTEDVDQILSLIRNGEIDMIVMDVSLCNSFYKGERVDGITLSRLIKQNQSSRDVPILLATAHAMKGEQEEFLQESGADGYVSKPVIDPDRFITKVNDLIG